In Gimesia benthica, a single window of DNA contains:
- a CDS encoding GntR family transcriptional regulator has translation MQIQLSEADGTPYYQQVVNQVKFLVASGRLQPHDQLPSVRGLAQQLTITPNTVARAYRELEAEGVVISRRGSGVYISSGVSPLSSKEKRRILNERMDALLTESRQLGVDEETLLKLLRERSRKFDAHPQEVEP, from the coding sequence ATGCAGATTCAACTCTCAGAAGCGGACGGCACCCCGTATTACCAGCAGGTGGTAAACCAGGTCAAATTCCTGGTGGCCTCGGGGCGTTTGCAGCCGCACGATCAACTCCCTTCGGTGCGCGGGCTCGCACAACAGTTGACGATCACTCCCAATACCGTGGCCCGCGCCTATCGTGAGCTGGAAGCCGAAGGAGTTGTGATCTCCCGACGCGGTTCCGGCGTTTACATTTCCAGTGGCGTTTCTCCCCTCTCGAGTAAAGAAAAACGCCGTATTCTCAACGAACGCATGGATGCCCTGCTGACCGAATCGCGTCAGCTGGGCGTGGATGAAGAGACCCTGCTGAAGCTGCTGCGGGAGCGCAGCCGTAAGTTTGATGCACACCCCCAAGAGGTCGAACCATGA
- a CDS encoding peroxiredoxin, whose translation MTAQVMQPAPDFALQGYDRTSDSFKDYKLEDFKGKWVCLFFYPLDFTFVCPTELVAFNDALGQFEERNCQVLTASTDSKYSHKGWCDADPQLADLKYPMLADGTHKLSSDYGVLKEELGISLRGIFLIDPEGVCQWLAIHPLSVGRNVDEVLRVLDALQTGENVPCNWKKGEKTL comes from the coding sequence ATGACAGCTCAAGTAATGCAGCCCGCTCCCGATTTCGCACTGCAGGGTTACGATCGCACATCCGATTCTTTCAAGGATTACAAACTGGAAGATTTCAAAGGCAAATGGGTTTGCCTGTTCTTCTATCCCCTGGACTTCACGTTCGTTTGCCCGACTGAGTTGGTTGCATTCAACGATGCCCTCGGTCAGTTCGAAGAACGGAACTGCCAGGTGCTGACCGCCAGTACCGACAGCAAGTACTCCCACAAAGGCTGGTGCGACGCTGATCCCCAGCTGGCCGACCTCAAGTACCCCATGCTCGCTGACGGAACTCACAAGCTCTCCAGCGACTACGGCGTTCTGAAAGAAGAACTCGGTATCTCACTGCGTGGTATCTTCCTGATCGATCCGGAAGGCGTCTGCCAGTGGCTGGCCATCCACCCGCTGAGCGTCGGGCGTAACGTCGACGAAGTACTGCGTGTACTCGACGCACTCCAGACAGGCGAAAACGTTCCCTGTAACTGGAAAAAAGGCGAAAAGACTCTCTAA
- a CDS encoding ABC transporter ATP-binding protein: MSTHVIEIENLSRRFGKKQALANVCLSVPEGAVFGLVGENGAGKTTLLKHILGFLKPQSGTVRVFGLDPVADPPGVLSRIGHLSETRDLPPWMTIRELFEFTRAFYPKWDPVYAEELRMMFELTMTQKVSTLSRGQLARAGLLLALAHRPPLLVLDEPSSGLDPLVRKDILDAIIRTVVDEGRTVLFSSHLLDEVQRVSDQVAILDQGQLLLTSPLDEVLVSHYRLTVSFAEPQPFFPQLTGALTWTGSGKEWDIICNGQRQELEAALKDLDAEILAQTAPTLEEIFVARMKSAARSSFKD; this comes from the coding sequence ATGAGCACGCATGTCATTGAAATCGAAAATCTGAGCCGCCGCTTCGGTAAGAAGCAGGCCCTGGCCAACGTCTGTCTCTCCGTTCCCGAAGGAGCCGTCTTCGGTCTCGTGGGCGAGAACGGCGCCGGCAAAACCACACTGTTGAAACACATTCTCGGCTTCCTCAAACCGCAGTCCGGCACCGTACGGGTCTTCGGTCTCGATCCGGTCGCCGATCCGCCGGGCGTGTTGAGTCGCATCGGACATCTCTCGGAAACCCGCGACCTGCCCCCCTGGATGACGATTCGCGAACTGTTTGAATTCACGCGGGCCTTTTATCCCAAGTGGGATCCGGTCTACGCCGAAGAGCTGCGGATGATGTTCGAACTCACAATGACACAGAAAGTTTCCACGCTTTCCCGTGGTCAGCTGGCCCGCGCCGGGCTTCTGCTGGCGCTCGCTCATCGTCCTCCGCTGCTGGTGCTGGACGAACCATCGTCGGGCCTCGATCCTCTGGTTCGCAAAGACATCCTGGACGCCATCATCCGCACGGTCGTCGATGAAGGTCGCACCGTATTGTTTTCTTCGCACCTGCTGGACGAAGTGCAGCGCGTTTCGGATCAGGTCGCCATTCTCGACCAGGGCCAGCTGCTGCTCACCAGCCCGCTGGATGAAGTCCTGGTCTCGCATTATCGACTGACGGTCAGCTTCGCCGAGCCGCAGCCCTTCTTCCCGCAACTGACGGGCGCCTTGACCTGGACCGGTTCCGGCAAGGAATGGGACATCATCTGCAACGGCCAGCGGCAGGAACTGGAAGCCGCCTTAAAAGACCTGGACGCCGAAATCCTGGCCCAGACGGCACCCACCCTGGAAGAAATCTTCGTAGCCCGCATGAAATCAGCCGCCCGGAGTTCGTTTAAGGACTGA
- a CDS encoding YncE family protein — protein sequence MQWNLQQVLKLSAYCLTAVCLTLGSSHLIADEKGDKKGDEKAAEKKEEPKKEAPKKEEPKKEEKKEAPKKEEPKKEEPKKEEPKKEEPKKPAVTVKTLVTNLESPSGIAIQEGTGHVFVASRYGVYRYDPKGKTVDLEIDAYPTDVYGKGPKYNIGPLGLTFMSKDMLVVGDGSRPDGEELVRIYKIGDKPLAKWVKEDTAAQTLGPIKAGDKSAKGEGNFYGVAFGDGAIFVTCNGDDTKGWVAKSVVKDGKAGPLEPSIETKTATNVDAPAAITFTLDGKELVVGQMGEVNVAGDSLLTFYDPKTGKLTKSLKTGLSDIAGLAYSPKTKKLYATDFSWVDAAKGGLFELKIEGDKVTAEQIVTLDKPAAIAFDKEGNLYLSTFGTQGKDPEKSPGSLSVIKAGL from the coding sequence ATGCAGTGGAATTTACAACAAGTCTTGAAACTCAGCGCGTACTGCCTGACCGCAGTTTGCCTGACACTCGGAAGTTCTCATCTGATCGCCGATGAAAAAGGTGATAAGAAAGGCGACGAAAAAGCCGCCGAGAAGAAAGAAGAGCCCAAGAAAGAGGCTCCTAAAAAAGAAGAGCCCAAAAAGGAAGAGAAAAAAGAAGCTCCCAAGAAGGAAGAACCCAAAAAGGAAGAGCCTAAGAAAGAGGAGCCCAAAAAAGAAGAACCTAAAAAGCCGGCCGTGACCGTCAAAACCCTGGTCACCAACCTGGAAAGCCCCAGCGGGATCGCCATCCAGGAAGGCACCGGACACGTCTTCGTTGCCAGCCGCTACGGTGTTTACCGTTACGACCCCAAAGGCAAAACCGTTGATCTCGAAATCGACGCTTACCCGACCGATGTCTACGGCAAAGGTCCCAAGTACAACATCGGACCCCTGGGCCTGACCTTCATGAGCAAGGACATGCTGGTCGTCGGTGACGGCAGCCGTCCCGATGGTGAAGAACTCGTTCGCATCTACAAAATCGGCGACAAGCCACTGGCCAAGTGGGTTAAAGAAGACACCGCAGCCCAGACTCTGGGACCGATCAAAGCCGGCGACAAGTCTGCTAAAGGCGAAGGTAACTTCTACGGCGTCGCTTTCGGCGACGGAGCGATCTTCGTGACCTGTAACGGCGACGACACCAAAGGCTGGGTTGCCAAGTCGGTTGTCAAAGACGGCAAAGCCGGTCCGCTGGAACCCAGCATCGAAACCAAAACCGCAACTAACGTTGATGCTCCCGCAGCCATCACTTTCACACTCGACGGCAAAGAACTGGTCGTCGGTCAGATGGGTGAAGTCAACGTCGCCGGCGATTCGCTGCTGACCTTCTACGACCCCAAAACCGGTAAGCTGACCAAGAGCCTGAAGACCGGCCTGAGCGACATCGCCGGCCTGGCTTACAGCCCCAAAACCAAGAAACTGTACGCCACCGATTTCTCCTGGGTCGACGCTGCCAAAGGCGGTCTGTTCGAATTGAAAATCGAAGGCGACAAAGTGACTGCCGAGCAGATTGTCACTCTCGACAAGCCCGCAGCCATCGCCTTCGACAAGGAAGGCAACCTGTATCTGAGCACCTTTGGAACTCAGGGAAAAGATCCGGAAAAATCTCCCGGTTCACTTTCCGTGATCAAAGCTGGTCTCTAA
- a CDS encoding sulfatase — MHISGRRPRLLVLALLLLLCPVVSPSLFAADKPNVLFIAADDLRCDLACYGHPLVKTPNLDRLASRGVLFKQAYCQQALCNPSRASLMTGRRPDSLEIWNLPKHFREADPKIVALPQLFKQNGYFTQNIGKVYHNWRQKIEGDPASWSVPAVLHYARHDDDQPQLNNNRELPMNLATAPRTERRDVPDSAYFDGRIGDLAVKALKGFEQKQQPFFLAVGFWKPHLPFNPPKKYWDLYKESPVKPARNSKPPQNVPQIALHDSRELMRAAKGELTREQIIEIRSGYLAGISFLDAQVGKMLDELDRSGLSDNTIIVFWSDHGFHLGEHGLWCKTSNFENDARVPLLISVPHMQTAGESSDALVELLDMYPTLVELCHLPAPEKLEGKSLVPVLEDPEKTVKPAAYTQHPRPAYYKKQPENMGVSVRTPRYRYTEWRDFKSGKVIARELYDHDSDPEENTNIIDHPSDQGEFEKAVQLLEVQFPRKADGKD; from the coding sequence ATGCATATTTCAGGCAGACGCCCTCGACTGCTGGTGCTCGCGCTGTTGCTGCTCCTCTGCCCTGTTGTGTCCCCCTCGCTGTTCGCCGCCGACAAACCGAACGTGCTGTTCATCGCCGCTGACGACCTGCGGTGCGACCTGGCCTGCTACGGTCATCCGCTGGTGAAGACGCCGAACCTCGACAGGCTGGCGAGCCGGGGCGTTTTGTTCAAACAGGCGTACTGCCAGCAGGCGTTATGCAATCCTTCGCGAGCCTCCCTGATGACGGGCCGCCGACCGGACAGCCTGGAAATCTGGAATCTGCCGAAACACTTTCGCGAAGCCGATCCGAAGATCGTCGCACTGCCCCAGCTGTTTAAACAGAACGGCTATTTCACGCAGAACATCGGCAAGGTGTATCACAACTGGCGCCAGAAAATCGAAGGCGATCCCGCTTCCTGGAGTGTGCCTGCCGTTTTGCATTACGCGCGTCACGATGACGATCAGCCGCAGCTCAATAATAACCGAGAGCTGCCGATGAATCTCGCGACTGCACCGCGGACCGAGCGACGGGACGTTCCCGACTCGGCGTACTTCGACGGACGGATTGGTGACCTCGCGGTGAAAGCACTGAAAGGCTTCGAACAGAAACAGCAGCCGTTCTTTCTGGCGGTCGGGTTCTGGAAACCGCATCTGCCTTTCAATCCTCCCAAAAAATACTGGGACCTCTACAAAGAGAGTCCCGTGAAACCGGCCCGCAATTCCAAGCCTCCTCAAAACGTTCCCCAGATCGCTTTACACGACAGCCGCGAACTGATGCGGGCCGCGAAAGGGGAACTGACGCGGGAGCAGATCATTGAGATCCGGTCCGGCTACCTGGCGGGAATCAGTTTTCTCGACGCGCAGGTGGGTAAGATGCTGGATGAACTGGATCGTTCAGGGTTGAGTGACAATACGATTATCGTTTTCTGGTCCGACCATGGTTTTCACCTGGGCGAACATGGACTGTGGTGTAAGACCTCGAACTTCGAAAACGATGCGCGTGTGCCGCTGCTGATTTCGGTGCCGCACATGCAGACGGCGGGCGAGTCTTCCGATGCACTGGTGGAACTGCTTGACATGTATCCCACGTTGGTCGAGCTTTGTCACCTGCCTGCTCCCGAGAAGCTGGAAGGCAAGAGCCTGGTGCCGGTGCTGGAAGATCCTGAAAAGACCGTGAAGCCGGCTGCTTACACACAGCACCCACGCCCCGCCTATTACAAAAAGCAACCCGAGAACATGGGTGTATCGGTGCGTACGCCCCGCTATCGTTACACCGAATGGCGTGATTTCAAATCGGGTAAAGTGATCGCACGGGAGCTGTATGATCACGACAGCGATCCGGAGGAGAACACGAACATCATCGATCACCCGTCGGATCAGGGGGAGTTTGAAAAAGCAGTGCAGTTGCTGGAGGTGCAGTTCCCGCGGAAAGCGGATGGGAAGGATTGA
- a CDS encoding glyoxalase superfamily protein produces the protein MSHSKTESEYGFEIRSSIPVLRMFDEVKAKAFYIDYLGFEVDWESRFSPTAPLYLQIHLGESILHLNGHALADAPTTEVNIPVLGLQKFCDYLISKQADYPKPIPVDPRHQGRNTDLNLYDPFGNLLVFCSQRTEG, from the coding sequence ATGAGTCACTCAAAGACAGAATCTGAGTACGGCTTCGAGATCAGGTCTTCGATTCCGGTGTTGCGGATGTTTGATGAAGTGAAAGCGAAGGCATTCTACATCGATTATCTGGGCTTCGAGGTGGACTGGGAGTCGCGGTTCTCTCCGACAGCACCGCTGTATCTGCAGATCCATCTGGGTGAATCCATCCTGCATCTCAACGGACATGCGCTGGCAGATGCACCGACTACTGAGGTGAATATTCCCGTTCTGGGATTACAGAAATTTTGTGACTACCTGATCTCTAAGCAAGCGGATTATCCGAAGCCGATCCCCGTGGATCCACGCCACCAGGGGAGGAACACGGATCTGAATCTCTATGATCCGTTCGGCAACCTGCTGGTGTTCTGTTCTCAGAGGACAGAAGGATGA
- the ilvB gene encoding biosynthetic-type acetolactate synthase large subunit, which translates to MATANEKETKTTTINGAEILVQALVRQGVKTIFAYPGGCSMPLHQALMKYKDDIRTLLPRHEQGGGFAAQGIARTTGEVGVCMATSGPGATNLVTALADAKLDSIPMVAITGQVPQAVIGSDAFQETPMVEISRAITKHTYMVTDVKDVARIVKEAFFIANTGRPGPVLIDFPKDCQLATLDAEPDYDPETYLPGYRPELRKAAPEQIKQILAAIKRSKKPILYVGGGAIISDASEELVKFARKTNIPVTTTVMGLGVFPGDDPLSLDMLGMHGTVYANYAVNEADLLLAFGVRFDDRVTGKLEEFAKHGKIVHVDIDPSELQKNKEAHIPINADLKHVLAALNEAITDDDLPQVDNWLAQVKEWKEKYPLKYPELGDVMSQQYAIHELWQQTKDKDPYITVGVGQHQMWAAQFYKFNKPRHWLSSSGLGTMGFGLPAAMGVQAQFPDSLVVDIDGDGSMLMNVQEMATLHTENLPVKILLLNNQHLGMVVQWEDRFMEGRRAHTYLGPVHHPEWEGKGSGDHGEVTYPDFVSIAKGFGLKAKQVRSKAEYPAALAEMLASDEPYLLDVICTYQEHVLPMIPSGGTVNDIITE; encoded by the coding sequence GTGGCCACTGCCAACGAAAAAGAGACGAAAACGACTACCATCAATGGCGCTGAGATTCTGGTTCAGGCATTGGTGCGGCAGGGCGTCAAGACGATCTTCGCCTACCCCGGCGGTTGCAGCATGCCTCTGCATCAGGCTTTGATGAAATACAAAGACGACATCCGCACCCTGCTGCCCCGTCACGAACAGGGTGGTGGTTTCGCAGCCCAGGGGATTGCCCGTACAACGGGTGAAGTGGGCGTCTGTATGGCGACCAGTGGTCCGGGTGCAACCAACCTGGTAACGGCCCTGGCGGATGCCAAGCTGGACAGTATTCCGATGGTGGCGATTACCGGTCAGGTACCGCAGGCTGTCATCGGTAGCGACGCGTTCCAGGAAACGCCGATGGTTGAAATTTCCCGCGCCATCACCAAACACACCTACATGGTTACCGACGTGAAAGACGTTGCCCGCATCGTGAAGGAAGCCTTCTTCATTGCGAACACCGGCCGTCCGGGTCCCGTGCTGATCGACTTCCCCAAAGACTGTCAGCTGGCCACACTCGATGCCGAGCCGGATTACGATCCCGAAACCTATCTGCCCGGTTATCGTCCCGAGTTGCGGAAAGCGGCTCCCGAACAGATCAAACAGATTCTGGCAGCGATCAAGCGTTCCAAGAAACCTATTTTATACGTCGGTGGCGGTGCCATCATTTCCGACGCTTCTGAAGAACTCGTGAAGTTCGCCCGTAAGACCAACATTCCCGTAACCACGACCGTAATGGGACTGGGCGTATTCCCCGGTGACGATCCCCTGAGTCTGGACATGCTGGGGATGCACGGCACCGTGTATGCGAACTATGCCGTCAACGAAGCCGACCTGCTGCTGGCATTCGGCGTGCGGTTTGACGACCGCGTGACTGGTAAGCTCGAAGAGTTCGCCAAGCATGGTAAGATTGTGCACGTGGACATCGACCCGTCTGAGCTGCAGAAAAACAAGGAAGCGCACATTCCAATCAATGCGGATCTGAAACACGTTCTGGCTGCATTGAACGAAGCGATTACCGACGATGACCTGCCCCAGGTTGATAACTGGCTGGCCCAGGTCAAAGAATGGAAAGAAAAGTACCCGCTCAAGTATCCCGAGTTGGGTGATGTGATGTCGCAGCAGTATGCGATTCACGAACTCTGGCAGCAGACCAAAGACAAAGATCCTTACATCACCGTAGGCGTTGGTCAGCACCAGATGTGGGCTGCCCAGTTCTACAAGTTCAACAAGCCCCGTCACTGGCTCAGCAGTTCCGGACTGGGAACGATGGGCTTCGGTCTGCCCGCAGCGATGGGCGTTCAGGCCCAGTTCCCTGATTCGCTGGTGGTTGACATTGATGGCGACGGTTCGATGCTGATGAATGTCCAGGAAATGGCAACACTCCACACTGAAAATCTGCCGGTGAAAATCCTGCTGTTGAACAACCAGCACCTGGGCATGGTGGTGCAGTGGGAAGACCGCTTCATGGAAGGTCGTCGTGCTCATACTTACCTGGGTCCCGTGCACCATCCTGAATGGGAGGGCAAAGGTTCCGGTGATCATGGGGAAGTCACATATCCCGACTTCGTTTCGATCGCAAAAGGTTTCGGCCTGAAAGCGAAACAGGTTCGCTCCAAAGCCGAGTACCCGGCTGCCCTGGCGGAGATGCTGGCTTCAGACGAGCCTTATCTGCTGGACGTGATCTGTACTTATCAGGAACACGTGCTGCCGATGATTCCCAGCGGTGGAACCGTGAACGACATCATCACTGAGTAA
- a CDS encoding glutamate decarboxylase codes for MLHGQKNPNEDDLDSVITPAYGGRYIREPVPKYQMPQDGLPPKVAYNLIRDELILDGNSRLNLATFVTTWMEDEARQLMSETFDKNMIDKDEYPQTAEIELRCTNMLAQLWNSPSEENSIGCSTIGSSEAAMLGGMALKWNWRKRREAQGKPADKPNMVMGINVQVCWEKFCRYWEIEPRFVPMEGDRYCLTAEEAVKLVDENTIGVVVIMGSTFDGRYENVKEVNDALTRLNAETGWEVPIHVDAASGGFVAPFLQPDLEWDFRLPLVKSINTSGHKFGLVYPGVGWVLWRSREELPEELIFHCNYLGGDLPNFALNFSRPGNQVVAQYFNFLRLGHEGYREIHQTSQDVAMYLSAGIAQLGPFDLISDGSDIPVFAFTTNEKANFSVFDISDKVRERGWLVPAYTFPKNREDLAVLRCVCKEGFTRDMADMLLGDLQHAIDYFAQRPDHEPQAGGSSFHH; via the coding sequence ATGCTGCACGGCCAGAAAAATCCTAACGAAGACGATCTCGACTCAGTCATCACGCCCGCTTACGGCGGCCGCTACATTCGGGAACCGGTTCCCAAATACCAGATGCCCCAGGACGGCCTGCCTCCCAAAGTCGCTTACAACCTGATTCGCGACGAACTGATTCTGGACGGCAACTCGCGACTGAACCTGGCGACGTTCGTTACGACCTGGATGGAAGACGAAGCCCGGCAGTTGATGTCTGAAACGTTCGATAAGAACATGATCGACAAAGACGAGTATCCGCAGACTGCGGAAATCGAACTCCGCTGTACCAACATGCTGGCCCAGTTATGGAATTCTCCTTCAGAGGAAAACTCGATCGGCTGCTCGACCATCGGTTCCAGTGAAGCGGCGATGCTGGGTGGCATGGCGCTGAAATGGAACTGGCGTAAACGCCGCGAAGCCCAGGGCAAGCCCGCAGATAAACCGAACATGGTGATGGGCATCAACGTGCAGGTCTGCTGGGAAAAATTCTGTCGGTACTGGGAAATCGAACCCCGTTTCGTTCCCATGGAAGGGGATCGTTACTGCCTGACCGCGGAGGAAGCGGTCAAGCTGGTCGACGAAAACACTATCGGCGTAGTGGTTATCATGGGGAGTACCTTTGACGGTCGATACGAAAACGTCAAAGAGGTCAACGACGCGCTCACCAGACTCAACGCCGAAACCGGCTGGGAGGTACCGATTCACGTCGATGCAGCTTCCGGCGGATTCGTCGCACCGTTTCTGCAACCCGATCTGGAATGGGACTTCCGCCTGCCGCTGGTGAAATCGATCAATACATCCGGGCATAAGTTCGGCCTGGTATATCCGGGTGTTGGCTGGGTGTTGTGGCGCAGCCGAGAGGAACTGCCCGAGGAACTGATCTTTCACTGTAACTACCTGGGCGGAGACCTGCCCAACTTTGCGCTGAACTTTTCCCGTCCCGGCAACCAGGTGGTGGCGCAGTATTTCAACTTCCTGCGTCTGGGCCACGAAGGTTATCGCGAGATTCACCAGACATCGCAGGACGTGGCGATGTACCTCTCAGCGGGCATCGCGCAGCTGGGACCGTTCGATCTGATTTCCGACGGAAGCGACATCCCCGTGTTCGCGTTCACCACAAACGAAAAAGCGAACTTCAGCGTGTTTGACATATCCGACAAAGTTCGCGAACGAGGCTGGCTGGTTCCCGCCTATACCTTCCCGAAGAATCGGGAAGATCTGGCGGTACTGCGATGCGTCTGCAAAGAAGGTTTCACCCGCGACATGGCGGACATGCTGCTGGGTGATCTGCAGCATGCCATCGACTACTTTGCTCAGCGTCCGGATCATGAACCGCAAGCCGGTGGTTCCAGTTTCCATCACTGA
- a CDS encoding DUF1501 domain-containing protein: protein MNRPATPLQALQSRRSFLQAGFLTLGGLSLADLLRLRAASAAPHKSTPDTSVILIWLQGGPSHMETYDLKPNAPVEYRGEFNPIHTNVPGMDICEHLPLHAKVADRFTVIRSISHGFANHAGGAGRFLSGRDPLRPLDPISQFPTIGPIVSRMREHVNNGLPNYIGNQPRVYGGGSAYLGEAALPFVVGADPNLDNFQVPNITMDDKLKERLDDRMTLLTSFDQMRRDIDQNGSLASIDKFNSKALNMLTSDKARNAFDMSQESDATREKYGRHKWGQRALLARRLVEAGCSFVTMQMQNPGVQGCAGNWDIHAVNGHLYDDLRGRLPIFDRAVSALVEDIYDRGLDEKVMVIVSGEFGRTPRINPQKGTRSKIMQPGRDHWPGAMSVLVSGGGMKMGQVIGSTTANGAYAKDNKLDPNDLLATMYRFLGIDHHHAFLDHSGRPMPILPKGSPIPELS from the coding sequence ATGAACCGTCCCGCGACACCGCTTCAGGCGCTCCAGTCTCGACGTTCTTTTCTCCAGGCCGGATTCCTGACACTCGGCGGATTGAGTCTGGCTGACCTGTTGCGCCTCCGCGCCGCCAGTGCAGCACCCCATAAGTCGACCCCCGATACCTCGGTGATTCTCATCTGGCTGCAGGGCGGACCCAGCCATATGGAAACCTATGACCTCAAGCCTAACGCTCCGGTGGAATACCGGGGGGAGTTCAATCCGATTCACACCAATGTGCCGGGTATGGATATCTGCGAGCATCTTCCCCTGCACGCGAAAGTCGCGGATCGCTTTACCGTAATCCGATCGATCTCCCACGGTTTTGCCAACCACGCCGGCGGAGCAGGGCGGTTCCTCTCCGGCCGCGATCCGCTGCGGCCCCTTGATCCCATCTCGCAGTTTCCGACCATCGGTCCCATCGTCTCCCGCATGCGCGAACATGTGAATAACGGTCTGCCCAACTACATCGGGAATCAACCCCGCGTCTATGGTGGCGGCAGCGCCTACCTGGGCGAGGCTGCCCTCCCCTTCGTCGTGGGCGCCGATCCGAACCTGGACAACTTCCAGGTCCCCAACATCACGATGGACGATAAGCTCAAAGAACGTCTCGATGATCGTATGACGTTGCTGACCTCCTTCGACCAGATGCGCCGCGATATCGATCAGAACGGTTCGCTCGCTTCGATCGACAAGTTCAACAGCAAAGCCTTGAACATGCTCACCAGCGACAAGGCCCGCAACGCGTTTGATATGTCGCAGGAGAGCGACGCCACCCGCGAAAAATACGGACGTCACAAATGGGGACAGCGCGCCCTGCTGGCCCGCCGTCTGGTCGAAGCGGGTTGCAGCTTCGTCACCATGCAGATGCAGAACCCCGGCGTCCAGGGTTGTGCCGGCAACTGGGATATTCACGCTGTTAACGGTCACCTCTACGACGACCTCCGTGGTCGCCTCCCCATTTTCGACCGTGCCGTCTCCGCGCTGGTGGAAGATATCTACGATCGCGGGCTGGATGAAAAAGTGATGGTCATCGTGTCCGGCGAGTTCGGTCGCACCCCCCGCATCAATCCTCAGAAGGGAACCCGTTCCAAAATCATGCAGCCCGGCCGCGATCACTGGCCCGGCGCCATGTCGGTCCTCGTCTCCGGCGGTGGCATGAAAATGGGACAGGTCATCGGTTCGACCACCGCCAACGGTGCCTACGCCAAAGACAACAAGCTCGATCCCAACGATCTGCTCGCGACCATGTATCGTTTCCTGGGCATCGACCACCACCACGCCTTCCTCGATCACAGCGGCCGTCCCATGCCCATCCTTCCCAAAGGATCCCCCATCCCCGAACTCAGCTGA
- a CDS encoding cytochrome-c peroxidase, which yields MALEKQRKFVRTLIAGGAAALLIHVGIVAAQAEDFVIEVPAGLPPVPFPADNPPTPEKIALGKQLYFDKRLSRDNTISCASCHDPGKGYSNADQFATGFKGQKGGRNSPTVINAAYNNFHFWDGRAGSLEEQALGPIANPIEMNLTLPEAVDRINKIPGYKSQFQKIFGSDATEENIARAIASYERTILCGDAPYDRFKAGDKKALSPEAQRGMGLFFGRAACSSCHSGPNFTDNAFHNIGVGMDADKPDEGRKTISNLGGDTGSFKTPTLRDIAKSGPYMHDGSMKTLKEVVEHYNKGGVPNEFLDEEIFKLNLTPQEVDDLVTFMKEGLTSSNYPEHKMPELPK from the coding sequence ATGGCGCTGGAAAAACAACGTAAATTCGTGCGAACCCTGATCGCAGGCGGAGCGGCCGCTCTGCTGATCCACGTCGGTATCGTCGCTGCGCAGGCGGAGGATTTTGTGATTGAAGTTCCCGCCGGTCTGCCCCCGGTTCCCTTCCCCGCAGACAACCCGCCGACCCCGGAAAAAATTGCCCTCGGCAAGCAGCTTTATTTCGACAAACGCCTTTCGCGTGACAACACCATCTCCTGTGCCAGCTGTCACGACCCCGGCAAGGGTTACAGCAACGCCGATCAGTTTGCGACCGGCTTCAAAGGCCAGAAGGGGGGCCGCAACTCCCCCACGGTGATTAACGCCGCCTATAACAACTTCCACTTCTGGGACGGACGTGCCGGCTCCCTGGAAGAGCAGGCCCTGGGACCGATCGCTAACCCCATCGAAATGAACCTGACACTCCCGGAAGCCGTCGACCGGATCAATAAGATCCCCGGCTATAAATCACAGTTCCAGAAGATCTTCGGCTCCGATGCGACCGAAGAAAACATCGCCAGGGCCATTGCCTCTTACGAGCGGACCATTCTCTGCGGCGATGCACCTTACGACCGTTTCAAAGCCGGCGACAAGAAAGCCCTTTCGCCCGAAGCCCAGCGGGGCATGGGACTCTTTTTTGGTCGGGCGGCCTGCAGTTCCTGTCACTCCGGTCCCAACTTTACTGACAACGCGTTTCACAACATCGGCGTGGGTATGGATGCGGACAAACCGGATGAAGGACGCAAGACCATCAGCAATCTCGGCGGCGACACCGGCAGCTTCAAAACACCGACGCTGCGGGACATTGCCAAGTCCGGACCCTACATGCACGACGGTAGTATGAAGACTTTGAAAGAAGTCGTGGAACACTATAATAAAGGCGGTGTTCCCAACGAATTTCTCGACGAAGAGATTTTCAAGCTGAATTTAACACCGCAGGAAGTGGATGATCTGGTGACCTTCATGAAGGAAGGCCTGACCAGTTCGAATTATCCTGAGCATAAGATGCCCGAGTTACCCAAGTAA